The proteins below are encoded in one region of Bacteroidota bacterium:
- a CDS encoding AMP nucleosidase, giving the protein MKTKLDIAKNWLPRYTGTQIKEFGEFILLTNFYDYVKSFSDIYGTEIKGIGKPMQTCTNKEGLTIINYGVGSANAALIMDLLVARMPKAVLFLGKCGGLKKTTSIGHFILPIAAIRGDGTSDDYMPKEVPALPSFAIHKYCSNKIVELKQQYKTGVVYTTNRRVWEWDEAFKKKLRDMRTIAIDMETATYFIVGHANEIPRGALLLVSDVPMIPAGIKTEESDKIVTKNFSALHLQIGIETMMEVAKKKEKLKHYTFN; this is encoded by the coding sequence ATGAAAACAAAATTAGACATTGCAAAAAACTGGCTCCCCCGATACACAGGAACACAGATAAAAGAGTTCGGAGAGTTTATTCTCCTCACGAATTTTTATGACTATGTAAAATCTTTTTCAGATATCTACGGAACTGAGATAAAGGGAATAGGAAAACCAATGCAGACCTGCACTAACAAAGAAGGTCTGACAATTATAAACTACGGAGTGGGCTCTGCAAACGCAGCATTAATAATGGATCTTCTTGTAGCAAGAATGCCGAAAGCAGTTTTATTCCTCGGCAAATGCGGCGGTTTGAAAAAAACAACTTCAATAGGTCACTTTATTTTACCAATAGCAGCAATAAGAGGCGATGGTACAAGCGATGACTATATGCCGAAAGAAGTTCCGGCTTTGCCTTCATTCGCAATCCATAAATACTGTTCCAATAAAATTGTAGAGTTAAAGCAGCAATACAAAACAGGAGTTGTTTATACAACTAACAGAAGAGTTTGGGAATGGGATGAAGCTTTTAAAAAGAAACTTCGCGATATGAGAACGATTGCAATCGATATGGAGACTGCTACATATTTTATAGTAGGACATGCAAATGAAATTCCAAGAGGTGCACTGCTTTTAGTATCGGACGTACCAATGATTCCTGCAGGAATAAAAACCGAAGAGTCGGATAAAATCGTTACGAAAAATTTCAGCGCGCTTCATCTTCAAATCGGGATTGAAACAATGATGGAAGTTGCAAAGAAAAAAGAAAAACTGAAACATTACACATTCAATTAA
- a CDS encoding class I SAM-dependent methyltransferase: MPTDKTTVKSYDGYAQKWADRMKAGLRPAHDLLEKPAMYSLLPNLKNKDILCLGCGTGEECFSLKSKGAKSVVGIDISKGMIDVAKKNFPDLEFKVGDVENLKFKKESFDLVYSSLMMHYIQDWRKPLKKIYSLLKPKSKFLFSTHNPVYYAGEFNMQGDLSTKLSGYRELNQNVVKVYGDYKKERLIKDVWFGDFKVNYFHRPMSSLLNDIAQTDFKITRCLEPQMTEEAKKNYKSDYIIQSKFPMFIIFELTKI; encoded by the coding sequence ATGCCTACAGATAAAACTACAGTAAAATCGTATGACGGCTATGCTCAGAAATGGGCGGACAGAATGAAGGCAGGGTTAAGACCTGCCCATGACCTTCTCGAAAAGCCGGCAATGTACTCTCTTCTGCCAAATTTAAAGAACAAAGATATTCTTTGTCTTGGATGCGGCACAGGCGAAGAATGTTTTTCATTGAAGTCAAAAGGAGCTAAGTCTGTAGTCGGTATAGATATTTCCAAAGGAATGATTGATGTAGCCAAGAAAAATTTTCCTGATTTGGAATTCAAAGTCGGTGATGTTGAAAATCTTAAATTCAAAAAGGAATCTTTTGATTTAGTTTACTCAAGTCTGATGATGCATTATATTCAGGACTGGAGAAAACCGTTGAAGAAAATTTATTCTCTGCTAAAACCAAAATCCAAATTTTTATTTTCTACACATAACCCTGTCTATTACGCGGGGGAATTCAATATGCAGGGTGACTTAAGTACTAAGCTTTCGGGCTACAGGGAATTAAATCAGAATGTTGTAAAAGTTTATGGCGATTATAAAAAAGAAAGATTAATAAAAGATGTTTGGTTCGGTGATTTTAAAGTAAATTATTTTCACAGACCTATGTCTTCATTACTGAATGACATAGCTCAGACGGATTTTAAAATTACAAGATGCCTTGAACCCCAAATGACAGAAGAGGCAAAAAAGAATTACAAATCAGATTACATCATCCAGTCAAAATTCCCTATGTTTATAATTTTCGAACTCACAAAAATCTGA
- a CDS encoding LptE family protein codes for MKIYFRYIALFTGVVYLWSFWGCGAYGFRPKNPPEGIHTIYVPAFENTSGFSEANIIDNFTFKLKDLITRDNTFTLTDEKKADGSVRCVISGVKDDPLVISGNETVTKRKITVTVDVTFKDLKKDKVIWTKSLSNFGEYNSSNSGFSERDAGLQSAIDKISNDILIELTSNW; via the coding sequence ATTAAAATTTATTTCCGATATATTGCATTATTTACAGGTGTAGTTTACCTATGGAGTTTCTGGGGCTGCGGAGCATACGGCTTCAGACCTAAAAATCCGCCGGAAGGAATTCACACAATCTACGTTCCTGCATTTGAGAACACCAGCGGATTTTCAGAGGCAAATATAATTGATAATTTTACATTCAAGCTTAAAGATCTGATCACAAGAGATAATACGTTTACTTTAACCGATGAAAAGAAAGCAGACGGTTCAGTCAGATGCGTTATAAGCGGAGTTAAAGATGACCCGTTGGTAATCAGCGGCAACGAAACTGTTACTAAGAGAAAAATAACTGTAACAGTCGATGTAACTTTTAAAGACTTAAAGAAAGATAAAGTAATCTGGACCAAGTCATTGAGCAATTTTGGCGAATATAACTCTTCAAATTCCGGATTTTCAGAGAGAGATGCAGGACTTCAAAGCGCTATTGATAAAATCTCCAATGATATTTTAATTGAACTAACTTCAAACTGGTAA
- a CDS encoding methyltransferase domain-containing protein produces MEINDIVICPNCKSNLHVEDAKYVCANCKSHYEIVSNIPVLISHQNSFIDKEQKKLADYFDLKYAKDEDPWDYESSAAEKMKYEFVTNLIKELNPNIKTVLDVACSFGYLTNKLSGISENVIGIDVSIHALMKANEKYKKENITFISAGAENIPFKNKTFDAVILCDGLNGMDLTGIHRENAVKESLRILKDDGYTIFTDYLKPNQFESYIDYIKKSDYVIKDVYYLNDRLWYKLKYSFNAFKDNSLLKKFLSSMGVGKTLSKISSLFGKSGSNHICIVATRK; encoded by the coding sequence ATGGAGATAAATGATATTGTAATCTGTCCCAATTGCAAAAGCAATTTGCACGTCGAAGATGCAAAGTATGTTTGCGCAAATTGTAAATCACACTATGAAATTGTATCAAACATTCCTGTTTTAATTTCACATCAGAATTCATTTATCGATAAAGAGCAAAAAAAACTTGCGGATTACTTTGATTTAAAGTATGCGAAAGATGAAGATCCATGGGACTATGAAAGCAGTGCTGCGGAAAAAATGAAATATGAGTTTGTTACCAATCTTATAAAGGAATTAAATCCAAATATAAAAACAGTTCTTGATGTTGCATGCAGCTTCGGTTATTTAACAAATAAACTATCGGGGATAAGTGAAAATGTTATTGGCATTGACGTTTCAATCCATGCTTTAATGAAGGCGAACGAAAAGTATAAAAAAGAAAATATTACATTTATCTCAGCAGGTGCAGAGAATATTCCTTTTAAAAATAAAACATTTGATGCCGTGATACTTTGTGACGGACTTAACGGTATGGACTTAACAGGAATTCACAGGGAAAATGCTGTAAAAGAAAGTCTGCGTATTCTTAAGGATGACGGTTATACAATTTTTACGGATTACCTGAAACCAAATCAGTTTGAGAGTTACATAGATTATATAAAGAAAAGTGATTATGTAATAAAAGATGTATATTACCTCAATGACAGGCTTTGGTACAAGCTTAAGTACAGTTTCAATGCTTTTAAAGATAATTCGTTATTAAAAAAATTCCTTTCAAGTATGGGAGTCGGCAAGACTCTTTCTAAAATCTCCTCTCTTTTTGGTAAAAGCGGTTCCAATCATATTTGTATAGTTGCAACCCGAAAATAA
- a CDS encoding sigma-54-dependent Fis family transcriptional regulator, translating to MLLGDSVQIKEINEIIKQVAPTDVTVLITGESGTGKEVVAKEIHKASKRKDKPYIIVNCGAIPEGIIESELFGHKKGSFTGAIDDRKGYFETADKGTIFLDEIGEMPLGTQVKLLRVLETGEFLPVGGSKPIFVDVRVIAATNRDLAQEVSSKNFREDLFYRLRSINIFIPPLRERKSDIKILLDYFTKTYSEKNNIQFNGFTEEAWDYINNFPWQGNARELRNFSESILVLYPNKTITLDEVRKQLQAYNINGNDNLPMILNVPPKRNENEFLFRALLEIKSDLIDIKNELRKREIEEIKSEIREDDFVIPKDKAMGMTLDEVEKEVLEYLLKNNSWNIEKVSSILNQSQRNIYNKIKKYKIEKVYN from the coding sequence ATGCTATTAGGTGACTCCGTACAGATAAAAGAAATAAATGAAATTATAAAACAGGTTGCTCCGACTGATGTTACCGTTTTAATAACCGGTGAAAGCGGGACAGGCAAGGAAGTAGTTGCAAAGGAAATTCATAAAGCAAGCAAACGAAAAGATAAGCCTTATATAATTGTAAACTGCGGCGCTATTCCTGAAGGAATTATAGAAAGCGAGTTGTTCGGGCATAAAAAAGGATCTTTTACCGGAGCAATAGATGACCGTAAGGGTTACTTTGAAACAGCGGATAAAGGCACTATTTTTTTAGATGAAATTGGTGAGATGCCTTTAGGTACTCAGGTAAAGTTACTCAGAGTACTGGAGACAGGTGAATTTTTACCTGTCGGCGGAAGCAAACCAATTTTTGTTGATGTGCGGGTTATTGCTGCAACGAATCGCGACTTGGCGCAGGAAGTGTCTTCAAAAAATTTCCGCGAAGATTTATTCTATCGATTACGTTCAATAAATATTTTTATTCCACCGTTAAGAGAAAGAAAATCAGATATAAAAATTTTACTGGATTACTTTACCAAGACTTACTCTGAGAAAAACAATATTCAGTTCAACGGATTTACCGAGGAAGCGTGGGATTACATAAATAACTTTCCATGGCAGGGAAATGCAAGAGAGCTTAGAAATTTCAGTGAAAGTATTTTAGTCCTTTATCCGAATAAGACCATTACTCTAGATGAAGTAAGAAAGCAATTGCAGGCATATAATATAAACGGAAATGATAATCTTCCCATGATTTTGAATGTTCCGCCGAAGAGAAATGAAAATGAGTTTTTATTCAGAGCACTGCTGGAAATAAAATCTGATTTGATTGATATAAAGAATGAGCTTCGCAAAAGAGAAATAGAAGAGATAAAAAGTGAAATTCGAGAAGATGATTTTGTAATTCCGAAAGATAAAGCAATGGGAATGACTTTAGATGAAGTTGAAAAAGAAGTTCTGGAATATCTGTTAAAAAACAATTCATGGAATATTGAAAAGGTATCTTCTATCTTGAATCAGAGTCAGAGAAATATTTATAATAAGATAAAGAAGTATAAAATAGAAAAGGTTTACAATTAA
- a CDS encoding glycosyltransferase family 9 protein, whose translation MVNILVVRQKNNQLGDTICTLPMFYALKKKFPESRITLLRGPVNYDLQYQKVNPHLDEVLVIDRQAPWKEKKELVKVLRSRNFDYGIVPSTLELSTTAHIVNYLSGAKKRVGLSYQNDVKNQFGFLLNVKKKFDWDARNVSQAMRAVEIVEQIGCNISQKEIDDITLALVENNLKFADEFVKNNFDKNRLLIGIHPGGKMANRWAAKNFGKVIEQLEKETNAEFLITSGDIDKDIVGELAGILTEKNIKFAIAQSLDIKDLSAVMRKFDLYISNDTGILHLASLNKVQTIGLFGPTSSNEWRPIGKDTVCIQSPTLDINDLKPELVLNEAHKILRVKN comes from the coding sequence ATGGTCAATATTTTAGTTGTAAGGCAGAAGAATAATCAGCTCGGCGATACGATTTGTACGCTGCCAATGTTTTATGCATTGAAGAAAAAATTTCCGGAGTCCCGTATTACATTATTACGCGGACCTGTAAATTACGATTTGCAATATCAGAAAGTAAATCCGCATCTTGATGAAGTACTGGTTATTGACAGACAGGCTCCGTGGAAAGAAAAAAAAGAACTGGTTAAGGTTTTACGAAGCAGAAATTTCGATTACGGAATTGTGCCTTCAACGCTGGAACTTTCAACAACGGCACATATTGTTAATTATTTATCAGGAGCAAAGAAGAGAGTAGGTTTATCATATCAGAATGATGTAAAAAATCAATTTGGATTTTTGCTAAACGTAAAAAAGAAATTTGACTGGGATGCAAGAAATGTAAGCCAGGCAATGAGAGCAGTAGAAATTGTTGAACAGATAGGATGCAACATCTCACAAAAAGAAATTGATGATATTACCTTAGCTTTAGTTGAAAATAATTTGAAGTTTGCCGATGAATTTGTAAAAAATAATTTTGACAAGAACAGGTTATTGATTGGCATTCATCCGGGAGGGAAAATGGCAAACAGGTGGGCTGCAAAGAATTTCGGAAAAGTAATTGAGCAGCTCGAAAAAGAAACCAATGCAGAATTTTTAATTACATCGGGAGACATAGATAAAGATATTGTCGGAGAACTTGCGGGAATTTTAACTGAAAAAAATATAAAGTTTGCGATAGCGCAGAGCCTTGATATAAAAGATTTATCTGCAGTGATGAGAAAGTTTGATTTGTACATAAGTAATGATACAGGGATTTTACATCTGGCTTCATTGAATAAAGTACAGACAATTGGTTTGTTCGGACCGACAAGCAGTAACGAATGGCGGCCGATAGGAAAAGATACGGTTTGCATTCAATCCCCCACTTTGGATATTAACGATTTGAAGCCGGAATTAGTACTGAACGAAGCACATAAAATTTTAAGAGTTAAGAATTGA
- a CDS encoding glycosyltransferase family 2 protein, which produces MAKISCVIICKNEERNIEACLKSISWTDEIILIDAESTDKTVEIGKKYTDKIFIRKWIGFSDQRKFGLEQCTSEWILPMDADERCTEELKKEILEIINSTSTKENGFKIPRKSFYRNYWIKYCGWYPGYQLRLFKKEKASVTDRLVHEGYVVEGETGVLKNDILHYTISSIKEYIGKINQYSTLQAIEKSKRGPVGFWDVILRPPAAFLSEYIGRKGFLDGIPGIIICHFNMITNILTYTKIWEMQNSPDNHGDK; this is translated from the coding sequence ATGGCGAAAATTTCCTGTGTAATAATTTGTAAAAATGAAGAGCGTAATATCGAAGCCTGCCTGAAAAGCATCAGCTGGACAGATGAAATTATTTTAATCGATGCTGAAAGTACCGATAAGACAGTTGAGATAGGAAAAAAATATACGGATAAAATATTTATACGTAAGTGGATAGGATTTTCAGACCAGAGAAAATTCGGATTGGAGCAATGCACCAGCGAATGGATTTTACCAATGGATGCCGATGAAAGATGCACTGAAGAATTAAAGAAAGAAATTCTGGAAATAATTAATTCAACCAGTACAAAAGAAAACGGATTTAAAATACCTCGAAAAAGTTTCTACAGAAATTACTGGATTAAATACTGCGGTTGGTATCCGGGATATCAGCTAAGGTTATTTAAAAAAGAAAAAGCATCAGTTACGGACAGGCTTGTTCACGAAGGGTATGTTGTTGAAGGTGAGACCGGTGTATTAAAAAATGACATACTGCATTACACTATAAGCTCTATTAAAGAGTACATTGGAAAAATAAATCAGTACTCAACTCTACAGGCGATTGAAAAAAGTAAAAGAGGTCCCGTGGGATTCTGGGATGTAATACTCAGACCTCCCGCTGCTTTTTTATCTGAATACATAGGTAGAAAAGGATTTCTAGACGGCATTCCGGGGATTATCATCTGCCACTTTAACATGATTACAAACATTCTGACTTACACAAAGATATGGGAGATGCAAAACTCCCCCGATAACCATGGAGATAAATGA
- a CDS encoding class I SAM-dependent methyltransferase: MIHISGTSALVLLWGGKDAYKSKLAQKYLQHLDLSSGYELYNECSKIWEPYHEILRNRKFGVFNFVESILSENSDFQVVILAAGIAPLSLDIIEKFPEVNVFDVDIDNMQTKRKLFDEISEDKFANRIQFIESDITDVNLLQNNLTEHGWRKDKRTIVIAEGISYYITEDELWNAFSLFQTKDKSNYLILESRVPAEKVCEERRDIQERVWEYLTSALTLKFVTRYYDEKVKEYADKLNAEVSKKHTMKDIEMLRFGKNEIFTTDDSGWIEVRKLIV; this comes from the coding sequence TTGATTCACATTTCAGGGACATCTGCGCTCGTGTTATTATGGGGGGGAAAGGATGCATATAAAAGTAAATTAGCACAGAAATATTTACAACATCTTGACTTATCTTCCGGATATGAACTTTATAATGAATGCAGTAAGATCTGGGAACCCTACCACGAAATTTTAAGAAACAGAAAGTTTGGAGTCTTTAATTTTGTCGAATCTATCTTAAGTGAAAATTCTGATTTTCAGGTTGTAATTCTTGCCGCAGGCATTGCTCCCCTATCTTTAGATATAATAGAAAAGTTTCCTGAAGTAAATGTTTTTGACGTAGATATTGATAACATGCAGACAAAAAGAAAATTATTTGATGAAATAAGTGAAGATAAATTTGCAAACAGAATTCAGTTCATTGAATCAGATATAACAGATGTAAATCTATTACAAAATAATCTGACCGAACACGGCTGGAGAAAAGATAAAAGAACGATTGTAATAGCAGAAGGAATTTCATATTACATTACTGAAGACGAATTATGGAATGCGTTTTCTCTATTTCAGACAAAAGATAAATCTAATTATTTAATCCTTGAAAGCCGTGTACCTGCTGAAAAAGTTTGTGAAGAGAGAAGAGATATTCAGGAAAGAGTTTGGGAGTACTTAACAAGTGCCTTAACTTTAAAATTTGTTACACGTTATTATGACGAGAAAGTTAAAGAATACGCAGATAAGTTAAATGCAGAAGTAAGTAAGAAACACACAATGAAAGATATTGAAATGCTGCGTTTCGGTAAGAATGAAATATTCACAACTGATGACTCTGGCTGGATAGAAGTAAGAAAATTAATAGTGTAA
- a CDS encoding multidrug efflux SMR transporter, whose translation MNPWFILIIAGLFEVCWAVGLKQSDGFKNNWWTTFTIITLIISMTMLSQALKDLPVGTGYAVWTGIGAVGTAILGMIIFKESSEFWRLFFIGLIVVGIVGLKFVTK comes from the coding sequence TTGAATCCCTGGTTCATCCTGATAATTGCCGGCTTGTTTGAAGTCTGTTGGGCTGTAGGTTTAAAACAGTCTGACGGTTTTAAAAATAATTGGTGGACAACCTTCACCATTATTACTTTGATAATAAGCATGACTATGCTTTCACAGGCATTGAAAGATTTGCCTGTGGGAACGGGCTACGCTGTATGGACTGGTATCGGCGCAGTCGGGACAGCAATATTAGGTATGATTATCTTTAAGGAATCGAGTGAGTTCTGGAGGTTATTTTTTATAGGACTAATTGTAGTTGGAATTGTAGGATTAAAATTTGTAACGAAGTAA
- a CDS encoding glycosyltransferase family 2 protein, whose amino-acid sequence MSLESTILTIYIVSLSVLFIFGSHGFIMIYHYFKTYHKRTEDLNEEDFDLKEFPLVTIQIPLYNEKYVTKRLIDAVCRMEYDKDKLEIQVLDDSTDDSVELTAQIVADKKAEGYDIKHIHRTNRQGYKAGALKEGLAICSGEYVAIFDADFIPRRKFLKRTIPYFYKEEKLGLVQTRWEHLNRDYSLITKTQAIALDGHFVIEQAVRNRAGFFINFNGTGGIWKKECILDAGNWDADTLTEDLDLSYRAQMRGWKFKYLVNFTSPAELPADISALKSQQFRWTKGAIETAKKIYPRVLKSDLPMRIKIQSFIHLCSNLAYPFILIAALLNFPILLIKLTGEYETTFKFMSIFIFAFVSSFLFYMYSQKDVYSDWQERIIFFPVFMAGSMGLSVNNTKAVFEGLFNMKSEFVRTPKYKIVSKEDTWEDKQYIAKKLPWTVYVEAFMTVYCFCGVVAAIATAQIAAIPFQMMFFMGFAFTSVLTIQQVKKANRLAKKRLKLQTA is encoded by the coding sequence ATGAGTTTAGAATCTACTATTCTTACAATCTACATAGTTTCGCTTTCGGTATTATTTATATTCGGCTCGCACGGGTTTATCATGATTTACCATTACTTCAAAACCTACCACAAAAGAACTGAAGATTTAAACGAAGAAGATTTTGACTTAAAAGAATTTCCTCTTGTAACAATACAAATCCCGCTATACAATGAAAAATATGTAACGAAAAGACTTATCGATGCAGTCTGCAGAATGGAATACGATAAAGATAAGCTTGAGATACAGGTGCTTGATGACTCCACCGACGACAGCGTCGAATTAACAGCTCAAATTGTTGCAGATAAAAAAGCTGAAGGCTACGATATAAAACATATCCACAGAACTAACCGACAGGGTTATAAAGCAGGAGCATTAAAAGAAGGTCTTGCAATTTGCAGCGGAGAGTACGTTGCTATCTTTGATGCTGATTTTATTCCCCGAAGAAAATTTTTAAAAAGAACTATTCCCTACTTTTATAAAGAAGAGAAACTCGGGCTTGTACAAACAAGATGGGAGCATCTTAACAGAGATTACTCACTCATCACAAAAACTCAGGCAATTGCTCTTGACGGTCACTTTGTTATTGAGCAGGCTGTAAGAAACAGAGCAGGATTTTTTATAAACTTCAACGGCACAGGCGGCATCTGGAAAAAAGAATGTATACTTGATGCAGGCAACTGGGATGCAGATACTCTCACTGAAGATTTAGATTTATCATACAGGGCACAAATGCGCGGATGGAAGTTCAAGTACCTTGTGAACTTCACTTCACCTGCTGAGTTACCGGCTGATATTTCAGCTTTGAAGTCACAGCAATTCAGATGGACTAAAGGCGCTATTGAAACAGCGAAGAAAATTTATCCGAGAGTATTGAAGTCAGATTTACCTATGAGAATAAAGATACAATCGTTCATTCATCTTTGCAGCAACCTTGCTTACCCGTTTATTCTTATAGCAGCCTTATTAAACTTCCCTATTCTTTTAATAAAGCTTACCGGTGAATATGAAACTACGTTCAAGTTTATGTCCATATTTATTTTTGCATTCGTAAGTTCGTTCTTATTCTACATGTACTCGCAAAAAGATGTTTACAGTGACTGGCAGGAGCGCATAATTTTCTTCCCCGTATTTATGGCAGGAAGCATGGGACTCTCCGTGAATAACACTAAGGCAGTATTCGAAGGGTTATTCAATATGAAAAGCGAATTTGTAAGAACGCCCAAATATAAAATTGTTTCCAAAGAAGATACCTGGGAAGATAAACAATACATTGCCAAAAAATTACCATGGACAGTTTACGTTGAAGCATTCATGACTGTATATTGTTTCTGCGGAGTAGTAGCAGCAATAGCCACTGCGCAGATTGCAGCTATACCGTTCCAGATGATGTTTTTCATGGGGTTTGCATTTACATCGGTACTCACAATTCAACAGGTAAAAAAAGCAAACAGACTCGCTAAAAAAAGATTAAAACTACAAACTGCATAA
- a CDS encoding AAA family ATPase — protein MAFNFNKLTTKSQEAIQQATEIASNYSNQLIEPEHLFAALVQNSENIVPSILQKLGMNKDYIQIKVGELLEKLPKVTGSGFGNQGISRDLTQVLEMSAKEAENLKDEYVSTEHLLLGLADYKKSPVAALLSSNGATKNEILKALKDIRGTQRVTGQNPEDTYQSLQKYGRNLNELAQKGKLDPVIGREEEIRRVLQVLSRRTKNNPVLIGEPGVGKTAIAEGLAHRIIQGDVPDGLKDKLIIALDLGALIAGAQFRGQFEERLKSVLKEVTESNGKIILFIDELHTMVGAGAAQGSMDASNMLKPALARGDLRAIGATTLDEYRKYIEKDPALERRFQPVFVAEPDVEDTISILRGLKEKYEVHHGVRITDGAIVAAAQLSDRYIADRFLPDKAIDLIDESASKLRIEIDSMPEELDKIERRLKQLEIEREALKREL, from the coding sequence ATGGCATTTAATTTTAATAAACTTACAACAAAATCGCAGGAAGCAATTCAGCAAGCAACTGAAATTGCTTCTAACTATTCAAATCAGTTAATTGAGCCTGAACATCTTTTTGCTGCTCTTGTTCAAAATTCAGAAAACATCGTTCCTTCCATTTTACAAAAACTTGGAATGAACAAAGATTATATTCAGATAAAAGTCGGTGAGCTTTTAGAAAAGCTTCCCAAAGTTACAGGCAGCGGATTTGGTAATCAGGGAATCTCACGCGACTTAACTCAGGTTCTTGAAATGTCAGCAAAGGAAGCTGAGAATTTAAAAGATGAATATGTTTCAACTGAACATTTATTATTAGGACTTGCAGATTATAAAAAATCTCCTGTTGCAGCATTACTTAGCTCTAACGGAGCAACAAAAAATGAAATATTGAAAGCGTTAAAAGATATAAGAGGAACGCAAAGAGTTACGGGACAAAATCCTGAAGATACATATCAATCATTACAAAAATACGGGCGCAACTTAAACGAGCTTGCTCAGAAGGGAAAACTTGACCCTGTAATCGGGAGAGAGGAAGAAATCAGAAGAGTGCTTCAGGTGCTTTCAAGAAGAACAAAAAACAATCCCGTTCTCATTGGTGAGCCGGGAGTTGGTAAGACTGCAATTGCAGAGGGACTTGCACATAGAATAATTCAGGGAGATGTTCCGGACGGCTTAAAAGATAAACTTATTATTGCATTGGACTTGGGAGCATTGATTGCTGGGGCGCAGTTCAGAGGACAGTTTGAAGAGAGATTGAAATCAGTTTTGAAAGAAGTAACTGAATCAAACGGAAAAATAATTTTATTCATTGATGAACTTCACACAATGGTTGGTGCAGGCGCAGCGCAAGGCTCAATGGATGCATCAAATATGCTAAAACCTGCTCTTGCAAGAGGGGACCTGAGAGCAATCGGCGCAACAACATTAGATGAATACAGAAAATATATTGAAAAAGATCCTGCGCTAGAAAGAAGATTTCAGCCTGTATTTGTTGCAGAGCCTGATGTGGAAGATACTATTTCAATTTTAAGAGGACTTAAAGAAAAATATGAAGTGCATCACGGAGTAAGAATAACTGATGGAGCTATTGTAGCAGCTGCCCAGTTGTCGGATAGATATATTGCCGATAGATTTTTACCGGATAAGGCAATTGATTTGATTGATGAATCGGCATCGAAGTTAAGAATAGAAATTGACTCAATGCCCGAAGAACTTGATAAGATTGAAAGAAGACTGAAGCAGTTGGAAATTGAAAGAGAAGCTCTAAAGAGAGAGTTATAA